The following DNA comes from Candidatus Methylacidiphilum fumarolicum.
AGCCAATGGCATAGGGAAGCCAATAATGTTCGTTGGTTAGGTTATAGATCCAAAGGGAAGCTTCCCATTTAGGGTGAGAATAAAAAATTCTTGCGTTAAGTAGAAACTGCCAAGGAATCGCTGTTGAGTAGTTATATCCAAGAAATTGTGGGCTCATTACAAGCCCTCCAAGGGTTAGTCCAAGCCCCAAATCCGTCTGATAGGTCACCATCGCGTTAATCACCTGCTCCGGCCAACCAATAAATGGATAATTACCAGGAGGAAAACTTTCGTTATTATTGATGGGGAGGTTAGCTCGAAAGGCAAGGGCGGTAGAATAAGTTTGTGACATGGGAGGACCAAACGGCAAACCTGACCAATCTTCTATTCCCTGAGCAAAAAAATAGCCTGCACGCATCCAAATGTGATTGGTAGGCTGATAGGTAAAATTAAGCTCCAAGCCTGTGACATTGGAGAGAGTGGGTGGGGCATTGACAAAGTTAAAAAGGGGGATTTGCTGAGAAAATCCTGCCATTGATGCATAGAGCTTATCATGCAGGATACTCCATTTAAAGCCACCTTCAAAAAGTTGCTCTTGAAGATTAAATGAACTGGAAGGCAAGCCAGTTGGATAAACATTAAACCCTCCAACCGCTCCCACATTGGCAACATACAGAAAGTTATAGCTAAAATAGACGGTCCACCATGGAAATACCTTGTAGCTGACACTCGCATTGATCATTGGAAGTTCCTGAATGGTTTGGGCTTTGATAAAAAGTTCAGGCGGAGTCCCTGGTGGAGTCTGACTCGAAATGAAATAAGTAGTAGCTCGAGCGCCAAAGAGGACTGATAACCTATCAGTAATCTCTAAATAATGCTGATAGAAAGGCGCCACTGTCCAGTAGTTGCTATCGGTAGTGCCTGCACTCCCATTCAATGGTTCAAAGTAGACACCAGACATTCCAGGAATCGGCCATTCCCCACCCCCAGGAGCAATCGGATTACCTATCAGGGACTGAAAAAAGGCGGTTTGAGTAAGGTTCCAGCTTAAAGGGTTAGTACGGAGAATGTCCCAGGCATTCGCGCTCCCAAAATAAAGTTGGGATTCATAGTCGAGATTATGTTCAAATCCCCATTCGACTCCAGCATCAATCTGGTGTTTGAGAAGTAGTTGACCGAAAAATCCACCTTCATGGGAATGATTTTTATTTTGCAGACTCATTGGAGTTGAGAATTGAGCAATCAGCTCAGTACGGTTATCAATCTCATAGTCTCCCATAGCCACTTCGGTATAATAAGCAGAGGGAACCACGACGGCATTGCGCCCATAGTAGGCAAAGGTATTGTTACGAAGCTGAATATTTTCTCCGAGTTTGAGCCTCTGGACGAGCTGTACAAACCCTGTGTATGCTCTTCCTTCCGTTTCTGGATTATTGGCAACCAATCGCCGACTGATGGGCTCCAAAGGTCCAGCATAGGTAGCAAAACCTGGATTATTAACTGTTCCAATCTGAATCTGGGATAAAGGCAAAGCACCCGTATTGTAAAACCCATTCTGGATAAGAGCTGAAGTCGGTCTATTCATCCAGGCCATCATTGGAGTAAAATCATAGGTTCCAAAATCGGAAAAAAAGTCTACTGCGTAGGTTTCAGAAGGCCTAGCTCCTAGAGCTAGATAAATATTTTGTTGGTCATTATGCACATTCGGCTGATAGTAGCTCCCATTTTCAATACCCATGTAGCTCAACCTGTAGGCGCTCTTATGAGCTTTATCGATTGGACCACCCATATCGACTCCCCACATGTAATTTTCATACATACCTGTAGTGTCCCAGATTTGTCCACGAAACTGATCAAAGTAAGGCTGCTTTGTTATATAGTTGACTGTCCCGCCAGCAGGTTGTTGCTGACCAAACACCGCATTAGCTGGGCCTTCGGTAATGTCTTCTGACTCCACCATATTCCAATTAAAAGGTGTCAGTGGCATACCCGATTGAAGAGCCGTGAATTGAATACCATTGATGTATGGTTGTGCCGCCATGCCACGGACTGAAGGGGCAGCCATCAGTGCTCCACTATTTTCGCTAATCGCTCCAGGAATCAAAAAAGCGGTACTCAGTGGATCGATATAGCCTTGGGCAGCCATACCAGAAGAGCGAATAAGAGTCTGGTTGATTGGAGTGATTTGTCTTGGAGTATCTACCACTTTAAGATCGAGCCCATAGACCGAAGAACTGTCAGTAGGTAAAACATCAGAAAAAGGAGCAGCTGACTCAACTAGAATTTCTGGTAGGAGGGGAGGATTCTCATAGTTAGGAGAGTTTAACGTTTGGCTCAGAAGTGTTGAAGAAAGGGAAAGAAAAAGAATCGTTCTTAGAAAAAGATTTCCAATAAGATTTTGACTTGTATGCCGCAAAGAACTAATACTAGCAAGCATTCTTGCGACCTTCCTCATGATTTGTCTTTGTTTTTGAATATTGGGATGAATGTAATCTGAAGGTACAAAGATGACTAACTTTAGTTTGTCTGGGTTTTGATTCTATTTTGCTCTATGGGAAGAACCTTCTTAGGGATTTCCATTCCGATCCGTTTGGAAAGGAATAGATCAATCTAAAAAGAGGGGCCAAGTAGAAAATATTATTAATATTTCTCATGACCTACTACGCGAAGCTAAATTCCATGCTTAATTCTGTTTTTAAGAGCATTGTCTATGACTTCGAAATGCTTCTAGAAAATCATTAGATCGATTTTTCTTCATTCTTTACCATGGCCTTGATATATTTTTTATATGAAATACAGACATCTTCCAGGAACAGAAATCGAGGCATCTGTAATCGGTTTTGGATTATGGACTTTGACTACCGGATGGTGGGGAACCTACACCGAAGCAGAAGCTATCAGGCTTCTTAAAGAAGCATACGATTTAGGAATCAACTTTTTTGATACCGCCGATGTGTATGGTCATGGATATGGAGAAGAAATTCTAGCCAAAGCCTTCCCTAATTCCAAGGATGTAGTTATTGCTACGAAGATAGGCTACAATTTCTATAACGAGGTCGATCGTTCGGCTCAACAGGAACTGCCTCAAGATTTTTCCGTTCCTTTCTTAAAAGAAGCTCTTCACCGATCACTCAAACGACTAAAGCGCGATTACATTGACAATCTTCAACTACATAATATCCGTTTAGCTCATGTCAAAGATGATGCTATCTGGCAGTTCCTGGAAGATCAGCTTAAGGAAGGCACAATACGCTCTTATGGTGTGGCTCTTGGACCAGCCATTGGTTGGCTCTATGAAGGACTGGAATCCATTCGCTTACGAAAGCCACACATCGTCCAACACATTTACAATATCCTTGAATCTTACCCAGGGAAAGAGCTTATGAGCAAAGCTGCATGGGATCAAACTCGTTATCTTATCCGCGTTCCTCATGCCAGTGGCATGCTCGAAGGCCACTATACCCCTCAAACAAAATTTTCTCAGACCGATCATAGACGTTTTCGACCAAAACACTGGCTTCAAAACGGTTTAAAAAAAATAGCAACCCTACAGTTTCTGGTCCTGCCGAATCGTTCTTTAGGGCAAGCTGCCCTGCAATGGATCCTTAATGAAAAAAAGGTGCTGAGCTGTTTGCCTAATATTTACAATAGCACCCAGCTCAAAGAATTTGCTCAGGCTCCTGACTGTCCTCCATTAACCAAAGAAGAACTTGATAAGATTGATTCGTTAATTGCCTCGAACTTTGGAGTGGAAGAAGAAGCTGAAGCTTACAAGGGAACGATGACATTAGAACAGCTTCATGCTGCCAGCCAATAAAATCGTAGAGAATGCGAGGATCCGATGATATTTTCTAGATTAAGTAGCAGGAAAACCTTCTACGAACATCTGAAGTGGTATCAAGCCAGAGACTATTAACCCTTGCGAGATGTCAAGTATTTTTGTGGGGAAGGATCTAGAATTGTAATTCAGCGCTTCAGGCAAGTTGAAAACTCATTCTTTGCGTTTGCCCTTTCTTTATGAGCAAAATAAAGGTTTCTTGAGTAAGGGATCCAACTAAAAAGATAAGCAAAAATAAACACCGAGTCCCATCTATAAAATGCATAAATTAAGAGCAATAAAGAGCCTAAAAGGCTGCAATACCAAAAGGCAAGAGGAACAACTACAGCTTTTTTCTTTTCAGTAGCGATCCATTGAATCACAAAACGAGAAAAAAAAAGGATATTCCCTATCCAACCGATTACTTTCATTGGACTCCAATGAATCCCCAGAAAATCAGACATACTAGCTAGTATACAATAATGATCAGTAAACATAACTTTTCTCCCAATGCCACTGATTGTCTTCTATTCAATAGCGATTCTTTTTCTTTCCTTTTTATTCTTTTCGTATCGAACCAAGCATTGGTAGGTTCGAAAGAAAAGAACGATTAACCTCCTTAACCGCTTCTTCTCCAACTAACTGACGAATGATTTCAAAGGAAAACTCTATGGCACTGCCAGCCGCTCGCCCGGTGATCAAATTACCATCAACCACAACAGAGCTATTCTCTTCGAGTCTGGAAAGAGGTATTTCTGCTTTAATTGACGGATGGCAGGTAAATTTGTTTGAAAGAAAAAGACCGAAGTTGATAAGACAACCTGGAGCCGCACAAATTGCTGCAACCCATCCCCCTTTTAAAATCTGCCTTTCGAGGAGCTCCTTTATTCGTATATCTTTTTTCAAATTTTCAGCTCCTTCAGCTCCTCCAGGCAAAATAATGCAATCAAAATGTTCTTCTAAAACATCTCCCAGATCATAATCAGGTATTATTCTGATTTTTCTAGAACCCGTAATGACTCCAGGCAATATGCCCGCTACGACCACTTCAATTTTAGCTCTTCTCAACAAATCAATGGGCACAACTGCCTCTATTTCTTCAAAGCCTGGAGCAAGAATCACCAAAGCTCTTTTAATCATACCCCATTAATTCTAAATAAAATGCTTTTTTGCATTTCACAA
Coding sequences within:
- a CDS encoding TonB-dependent receptor gives rise to the protein MRKVARMLASISSLRHTSQNLIGNLFLRTILFLSLSSTLLSQTLNSPNYENPPLLPEILVESAAPFSDVLPTDSSSVYGLDLKVVDTPRQITPINQTLIRSSGMAAQGYIDPLSTAFLIPGAISENSGALMAAPSVRGMAAQPYINGIQFTALQSGMPLTPFNWNMVESEDITEGPANAVFGQQQPAGGTVNYITKQPYFDQFRGQIWDTTGMYENYMWGVDMGGPIDKAHKSAYRLSYMGIENGSYYQPNVHNDQQNIYLALGARPSETYAVDFFSDFGTYDFTPMMAWMNRPTSALIQNGFYNTGALPLSQIQIGTVNNPGFATYAGPLEPISRRLVANNPETEGRAYTGFVQLVQRLKLGENIQLRNNTFAYYGRNAVVVPSAYYTEVAMGDYEIDNRTELIAQFSTPMSLQNKNHSHEGGFFGQLLLKHQIDAGVEWGFEHNLDYESQLYFGSANAWDILRTNPLSWNLTQTAFFQSLIGNPIAPGGGEWPIPGMSGVYFEPLNGSAGTTDSNYWTVAPFYQHYLEITDRLSVLFGARATTYFISSQTPPGTPPELFIKAQTIQELPMINASVSYKVFPWWTVYFSYNFLYVANVGAVGGFNVYPTGLPSSSFNLQEQLFEGGFKWSILHDKLYASMAGFSQQIPLFNFVNAPPTLSNVTGLELNFTYQPTNHIWMRAGYFFAQGIEDWSGLPFGPPMSQTYSTALAFRANLPINNNESFPPGNYPFIGWPEQVINAMVTYQTDLGLGLTLGGLVMSPQFLGYNYSTAIPWQFLLNARIFYSHPKWEASLWIYNLTNEHYWLPYAIGSMPDRTNDYGGIVPGLPFWVQGTFAWKF
- a CDS encoding aldo/keto reductase — encoded protein: MKYRHLPGTEIEASVIGFGLWTLTTGWWGTYTEAEAIRLLKEAYDLGINFFDTADVYGHGYGEEILAKAFPNSKDVVIATKIGYNFYNEVDRSAQQELPQDFSVPFLKEALHRSLKRLKRDYIDNLQLHNIRLAHVKDDAIWQFLEDQLKEGTIRSYGVALGPAIGWLYEGLESIRLRKPHIVQHIYNILESYPGKELMSKAAWDQTRYLIRVPHASGMLEGHYTPQTKFSQTDHRRFRPKHWLQNGLKKIATLQFLVLPNRSLGQAALQWILNEKKVLSCLPNIYNSTQLKEFAQAPDCPPLTKEELDKIDSLIASNFGVEEEAEAYKGTMTLEQLHAASQ
- a CDS encoding lipid-A-disaccharide synthase N-terminal domain-containing protein; its protein translation is MFTDHYCILASMSDFLGIHWSPMKVIGWIGNILFFSRFVIQWIATEKKKAVVVPLAFWYCSLLGSLLLLIYAFYRWDSVFIFAYLFSWIPYSRNLYFAHKERANAKNEFSTCLKR
- a CDS encoding DJ-1 family glyoxalase III — translated: MIKRALVILAPGFEEIEAVVPIDLLRRAKIEVVVAGILPGVITGSRKIRIIPDYDLGDVLEEHFDCIILPGGAEGAENLKKDIRIKELLERQILKGGWVAAICAAPGCLINFGLFLSNKFTCHPSIKAEIPLSRLEENSSVVVDGNLITGRAAGSAIEFSFEIIRQLVGEEAVKEVNRSFLSNLPMLGSIRKE